A DNA window from Anaerocolumna sp. AGMB13020 contains the following coding sequences:
- a CDS encoding M56 family metallopeptidase — MAEWIISSSVLITVVAALRFILRGKISLRLQYALWALVLIRLLIPVSFGASSVSVMNAVPGVLPETALSTDIPAEAYTPLVEGILPEISSPVTPKNIDVGTNVESYATVVSDHVPDWSFVALVIWLIGLAILGLFLLITNLRFSIRLRNDRCMTDIYGYSLPVYTSGMLETPCLYGLFHPAIYVTQEVKEDEQTLRHVLEHEATHYRHRDHIWAILRGVCLLLHWYNPLVWIAASLSMRDAELACDEGTIKRIGEESRGDYGRSLVGLTCKKRSVHTFLITATTMTGSKKGIQERIILIAKKPKTALYTLVAVILVVVVAVGGTFTGAKGADTSSTYMEDAPSSTDFTDHSTSDGNAYTIPLDDVSFYGPHGIQQESTVDESDIAEILAEAESGGVKMLFYRAYSGDIWGAWMKDDGSVYRFLQAYDAQESWGYQSGFSIEPFQNLFGRDGFIMSLLLGASYRVYDYYFFNESGDIELLASCTNNHTVLDLNGDGSLELLYFSYINELRPYFYFQRDSGLYEVDVTALLYNTFLGWSHIQSEDSVSQDAEGPYLALTFRLGEEETEYSCRVRYTGNALVVEDIPESTFPANGEVWLIQQEDYEVGLRNQGDKVEILLRRDGAVMVLGSAPSDSDTRYSLRSFDAIPELSGFSLESLSGSGRICWYYAVQGNSAVCFAQSFGGDVIDVAADLNGDGQAELICNVTYNADGVTDALIYRMKDDLPQVASAKDAILNIPADKHLAHPASAVYDTNTGLVTLEYQIAGENDLHVETAPLNYDTLQFKDFTTIETQSKETDYSGYNELIAEARDVLENFDGNYPDEEPFSSVFYQRWDYETLGYLIKDIDGNGVDELIFGANTDGWDNGDWDGLIYDIYTLVNGNVFHVLDGWERNRYYFCENGYIANESSSSAFESTYSYYTYSGTELSMVESVLYYSRRDEEHPWFHTTEQEPDIKNAEPISESKAAEIKSKYLHEHPQYTPFIE, encoded by the coding sequence ATGGCTGAATGGATAATATCATCCTCTGTCCTTATCACAGTGGTAGCCGCCTTACGCTTTATCCTGCGCGGTAAGATAAGTCTGCGTCTGCAATACGCCCTCTGGGCACTGGTATTAATCAGATTGCTAATACCAGTGAGCTTTGGCGCCAGCTCTGTCAGCGTGATGAACGCAGTACCAGGTGTTCTTCCTGAAACGGCATTGTCTACGGATATACCAGCAGAAGCGTATACCCCTTTGGTGGAGGGAATATTGCCGGAAATATCTTCCCCCGTCACGCCGAAAAACATCGATGTGGGTACAAATGTTGAATCATACGCTACCGTTGTGTCTGACCATGTCCCCGATTGGAGCTTTGTTGCGCTGGTAATTTGGCTCATCGGCCTTGCCATTTTAGGCTTGTTCCTGCTTATTACGAACCTCCGCTTCTCTATCCGGTTGAGAAATGACAGATGCATGACGGATATCTATGGATATTCCTTGCCGGTCTATACTTCAGGTATGTTGGAAACTCCCTGCCTATATGGCTTATTTCATCCCGCTATTTATGTCACACAAGAGGTGAAGGAGGACGAACAAACTTTACGCCATGTACTGGAACACGAAGCTACCCATTATCGCCACCGGGACCATATCTGGGCAATCCTCCGCGGCGTGTGTCTGCTGCTGCATTGGTATAACCCGCTTGTGTGGATTGCCGCTTCACTTTCCATGCGAGACGCTGAGCTTGCTTGCGATGAAGGTACAATCAAGCGGATTGGTGAGGAGTCCCGCGGCGACTATGGCCGTTCACTTGTCGGGCTGACTTGTAAAAAGCGCAGCGTTCACACATTTCTGATTACGGCAACCACCATGACCGGCAGTAAGAAAGGCATTCAGGAGCGCATCATACTTATAGCGAAAAAACCAAAGACTGCGCTTTATACTCTTGTCGCTGTGATACTCGTGGTGGTCGTGGCGGTGGGTGGTACTTTCACCGGAGCTAAAGGTGCTGATACCAGCAGCACTTATATGGAAGACGCCCCCTCCTCCACCGACTTCACAGATCATTCAACGTCTGACGGCAACGCCTATACCATTCCATTGGATGATGTTTCATTTTACGGCCCTCATGGGATACAGCAGGAGTCCACCGTGGACGAATCGGACATTGCAGAGATTCTGGCCGAGGCGGAATCTGGCGGCGTTAAAATGCTGTTCTACAGGGCATACAGTGGAGATATCTGGGGTGCTTGGATGAAAGACGATGGGAGCGTTTACCGATTCCTTCAGGCTTATGACGCGCAGGAGTCGTGGGGGTATCAAAGCGGATTTTCCATCGAACCATTCCAGAACCTGTTTGGTCGTGACGGCTTCATCATGAGTTTACTCCTTGGTGCATCCTATCGCGTCTATGATTACTATTTTTTTAATGAGAGCGGAGACATAGAACTGCTAGCCAGCTGTACAAACAATCACACTGTTCTGGATCTGAACGGAGACGGAAGCTTGGAGCTGCTTTACTTTTCGTACATAAATGAGCTTCGTCCATACTTCTATTTTCAGCGTGACAGCGGGCTCTATGAAGTTGATGTGACAGCACTTTTGTACAATACCTTTTTAGGCTGGAGCCACATCCAGTCAGAAGATTCTGTTTCCCAAGATGCGGAAGGCCCATACCTGGCCTTGACTTTCCGGCTGGGTGAAGAAGAAACGGAGTATAGTTGCCGGGTACGCTACACGGGCAATGCACTGGTGGTTGAGGACATTCCAGAAAGCACATTCCCTGCCAACGGCGAAGTCTGGCTGATACAACAGGAGGACTATGAAGTCGGCCTGCGTAATCAAGGTGATAAGGTAGAAATTCTCCTGAGGCGAGACGGAGCCGTTATGGTACTCGGCAGTGCGCCTTCTGATTCCGATACACGGTATTCTCTGCGTTCCTTCGACGCCATCCCGGAGCTGAGCGGTTTTTCTTTGGAAAGTCTATCCGGTTCTGGCCGAATTTGTTGGTATTATGCGGTACAGGGCAATTCTGCGGTATGCTTTGCACAGAGCTTTGGCGGGGATGTGATCGACGTTGCTGCGGATTTGAATGGCGACGGCCAGGCAGAGCTAATCTGCAATGTCACTTATAACGCTGACGGGGTAACCGATGCTCTGATTTACAGAATGAAAGACGACCTTCCTCAAGTAGCCAGTGCGAAAGATGCAATACTAAACATACCAGCAGACAAACACTTAGCGCATCCTGCCTCTGCTGTTTATGATACAAACACCGGATTGGTCACGCTTGAATACCAGATCGCGGGCGAGAATGACTTGCACGTAGAAACAGCGCCCTTGAATTATGATACTTTGCAATTCAAGGATTTTACTACAATTGAGACACAATCGAAAGAAACAGATTATTCGGGATACAATGAACTGATTGCTGAGGCAAGAGATGTGCTCGAAAATTTTGATGGAAACTATCCAGACGAGGAACCATTTAGCAGTGTATTTTATCAGCGATGGGACTACGAAACACTTGGTTATCTGATAAAAGACATTGATGGCAATGGTGTAGATGAGCTTATATTTGGTGCAAATACAGATGGCTGGGATAACGGCGATTGGGATGGTCTCATATATGATATCTATACGCTGGTAAATGGAAACGTGTTTCATGTACTGGATGGATGGGAACGTAATCGGTACTATTTCTGTGAAAATGGTTATATTGCAAATGAGAGCTCAAGCAGTGCCTTCGAGTCCACATACAGCTACTATACGTACAGCGGAACCGAACTGTCCATGGTGGAATCTGTTCTATATTACAGCCGGAGAGATGAAGAACATCCCTGGTTTCATACAACCGAGCAGGAGCCTGACATCAAAAATGCAGAGCCGATTAGTGAGAGCAAAGCTGCAGAGATTAAGAGCAAATATTTACACGAACATCCACAATATACACCATTTATCGAATAA
- a CDS encoding BlaI/MecI/CopY family transcriptional regulator — protein MSTNVVRLENKIVDQNYISLTTAEWNLMEYLWDNTSCTGREVSDHFRNLTGWSRTTTLTLLHRAVKKGAVYCDKSRGIHTYAPLIAREDALMQETEAFLSRACKGSVSMMMSAITKKQELSRKELDELYEILRQVDANQASKDKEEE, from the coding sequence TTGTCTACGAACGTAGTCAGATTGGAGAATAAGATAGTGGATCAGAACTATATTAGCCTTACAACAGCTGAATGGAATCTCATGGAGTATTTATGGGATAATACCTCGTGTACAGGTCGTGAGGTCTCGGACCATTTCAGAAATCTTACCGGCTGGTCACGGACGACTACACTGACATTGCTGCACCGTGCTGTTAAAAAGGGCGCAGTTTATTGTGATAAGAGCCGTGGTATTCATACATATGCGCCACTAATCGCCCGAGAGGACGCTCTGATGCAAGAAACAGAGGCGTTTCTCAGCCGCGCCTGTAAGGGCAGTGTCAGTATGATGATGAGTGCAATTACTAAAAAGCAGGAGCTGTCAAGGAAAGAGCTAGACGAACTGTATGAAATTCTGCGTCAGGTGGATGCGAATCAGGCGTCAAAGGACAAGGAGGAGGAATAA